ATGATATTGCCTCTATTAAAGGAGGTCAGGCTCCATTGTACGGAGTAGAGATTGAAGGTGATGAGGTCAATACGCGTATCCTAGCGGATGATGATTTTCAGAATCGTGTCAACAATACGATTCCAGTATCACAGGTTCGGGGTGAGCATTATGATGCGATCTTCTATCCGGGTGGTTTTGGTCTTCTTTCTGATCTAGCAAGCAATGGTGATTTCGCAGAAATCTCAGCTAAGCATTATGAAGAAGGTGGTATATTAGTTTCTGTTTGCCATGGTCCCGCCGCGCTTTTACCGATTACATTAAGTAATGGTGAGAAGCTGCTGGCGTCAAAGTCGGTGACAGGTTTCACTCGTGAGGAAGAGATTGATTTTGGCACCATCAATGATATTCCGTTCTTACTAGAAGAATCTCTTGCACGCGCTGCAGCGCGCTACTCTAAAGTTCAACCATGGAAAGAATTTGTTATTGTTGATGAACGAGTGATCACAGGTCAAAATCCAACCAGCGCACATGGTGTCGGTAGAGCATTGGTAAAACTATTGGCGTAAAAGAACGCCATATCTATCCAGCTCAGTGTGGGCTGGATAATCAATTCGCCATACTTACTCAAGACCGATAGCGTATATCGCTCTTCCGCTTAAGAGCATAAAATATCTCACCAAAACGACTTTCATCAATATTCTTGTTTTCTCATCGGATACAGTGTTAGTTGCCATCAAAAGAGATCAACTCGACTTCAAGCTTTACACCAAAATAGTGTAAAGATAAGCGAGGGACTTTTGAAAAGGCAGATTTTTTATTCAGTTCTTCAATCAAGTCTGCCATGAAGTTCTTAACAGGCTGTTCCGCTTCAGCTAAATGACTTTCTAATAAATTATTCTTCATTATTTTATCCAAAGTAGTTCTTGCTTAAAATGTAGTCATATCGAAGGTGAAAATTAATGTTATAATTATTTTTACTACATGTTGAATACATAAATATTTGCAACCCATAATTGAATTTGTAATTAAAGTCAGATAGATCATTGCTTCTAATTACAAATCTGATTTTTCATTTTCACTGCGAATTGAGACAATGTTGCTATTTTTGGTTGAATCATTCAAGCCATATCCATGCGTATTTAAGTCAATCAATTTTCACTTTACCTTGCTATGTCTTACTTTTTATATATATATCTGATAGTGATGTTATTATTTCAGATGCACATAGCTTTCGTTCATTACTCAGCAATCTAAATGACTCTAATGTCAACGAATCTCGAATATGCTGACGTTGACGTAATTGATAAAACTGAGGAAACTGTCTCATCTCAGAGGTAAAATCTGCGTGTGATGCAAGTTCAAAACCAAACTTTATTCGATATCCGATTGATACCGAAAAGTCTCGTGCTTGCTTATCATCTTCCAATAATAAATATTGCTTCTCTGTTAATCCAAGAACACGAGCTATAAGGTTAATCGATATGTTTTTCTCTTCCCTAAATCGCTTTACTGTTACCGCAACGGAACGGTAGTAATCAATAGCAAACTCATTGATGTCAAGTACCTTAGGTGGGAGTAAATCATCTGGATTCGATAAGTGTTTAACGGAAGATAACAATTTCGCTCGAAAAGCATAGAAAGCATCTTGCGCTACTGGATCCATTAGACTGGTAATTAACTGAAGACAAATGTCAAACTGTTCTGCAGGCAAACGACCAACACGGTATAAGGCTTTTATTGCACTTTCATCAAGACCCCAATTATGATTCTTGATGTTGAGAGCATAATAATAACTCATCATAGGTACCATCATTACCCATGACATAGCCGCAACAAAATGAATGGGGCGTATGGAACGATAGCTTTGCTGCATATAACGTCGTAATGTTCCTTGATTTAAACCACTCACTTTGCTTTCTAGCTCGTCAAACGTCATTCCTTGTGCTCTTCTCACAAATGACATGGCTATTGCCATATCACTATCGATGGTACTAAAGTGTGAATCTAGCATGCGAATTTTTTCATTTGATACAATAATGGCTTTTTCTTTGATGCTCATTTTTCTTTCAGAAAGAGTTTTTAGAATATATAAAAAGTAATGATGTACGTTTAGATAAAAAATTACAAATAAAATTGTGTTGACTTGTTCTTCTATTAAGTTAAAAGTATCTTGTTAAAATTAAATGAGTCAGTAATTTGAAGATGTTTTGGAGTAAATATGGCTTTTACTATTAAAGATACGGAAGTTAAGGTGACTGAAAGAGAAATTTTTCATGATGAGAATGAGTATACTTCATTTCCAACCACTGCCTTAGTAAACTTTGAGCAGGATGAGCTAATCCCAATAGGGCTATTGTCATATCAGTTGTTTGATAGCAGTTCTTGTGATGCAATCCTAATTGCAGTTCCAAACCTTCAAGGTATACCGGATGGAGATTATGGGCCAATAACATATTCATTTATTGGTGAAAAAAGCAGGTGGAAGTTAGATAATGAATTTATTGAAGACCCGAAGTTGGATGAAGAATATTTAGAAAATTATGAAAGTGCTCGTGATTTCTACCTTAAAAATAATTACATAATGGAATATCGAAGCAATAGTCCATTATTTACTCTTGGTGGTCAGCCACCATTAGGTCAGAACTGGGACTCTATTTTATACAATGAAATGGGCGATAACCCTGAACTAGATTATTATCACGATGTTACCAGTAATATCAATGATCCTAAATTTGAGTATATGAGTACTCGAGAAATTGTGTATTTAGATGAACGTGATGAAAAAGAATATGTATTCCTAGGTAGTTTTAGAGATATTCCCTATTTAGACATGGCTGGTAGTATTATGGTCTTTTATCAGCATGAGCTAAAAAAGGTAATGCTCGTTGTGGAATATGATTAATTCCTTTTAATCACGTCCTTTAGATTGGCGAGCGTTTCTTACGGTGCAAATTACGATATCGAGTTATCGAGCACCATTTGTTGGGTATACATCAAAGCCACTGCCTTGTATCAATACCCAACAACCGTTACAAGAATCAGATCGAAAGATAAATCAGACCTTAAGCTCTATTACTCAAGAAATCCAGTTTGAGTGTAAATGTCTATCATATAGGGAACTTTATCAGAATAACCTAGGCTCTCAGCTGAGCTAAGCAGGCCATGAGTAAAGTAATAGATGTCTGAATCAGTATTGGGTTTCCAGTTATGCTTTTCGGCATGAACAAACACCTGCATCAGTTCATCAAAAGTAAATATGCCCTCATGAATAAGAGAGTAGAAGGCGTAACCAAGTATTTCCGCTGAAGTGTGTATGCTGAACTGGTCAATATCTTCTTTTCCTTCACTAGTTAATGCTTCTGCTATACTTTTGTATATTGGTTCTTTAAAGTTTCTGATGTACAAACGGCAATCAATGTCTTGCTCAGAAATGCATTTTACGCGATCCATATTGTGGATAAAGTCGACCTGACCAGACTCCTTATATTGATAGTATTCTGCAACTATATCACTAAAATGTTCTGACCATGCATTGACGCTGTTATGTAAAAAATCCATGGTCTCGAAGGCATGACCGGGCTTTGCCGTGTAGGCATGCGTCAGTTCGTGAATGACCGTATCGCTGCTGGCTCCGTTAGAGTATATATATTCAGAATTTGTTGTAGGGCTCATGTTACCATCAGAAATTAAAATATGATTTCTAAATTTTTCATAGCCATGGTCCGCAGGTTTATCTTCTCTGACATATTGAGCATTTTCTCCAGCAAAATAATGTGAAATTACCGTGATTTTTTCCTTCATAGGCAATTCGCCTGCCATTTGCTGATAAAAACCGATAGAGCTATTCAAAATATACCAAGTATCGTTAATGGGTGAAAAGCTTTTATTACGGAAATCAGGCTCATGAATCACCATTTCTCTATTGCCATCTGGGCACACAAAGCTTACAGGCATACTTGGGTAATAATCTGATGTGTTTATTGAACCTCCACTTGAAGTATCTTCCCAGCCATTCCTAATCTCAAAATATTGGTTAGATAGAAGACAGATTTTGTTATCTACATTGCTTCTAGTTGCGTACAAGACTTTGTCTGCCATTTCGGATTGGCCATAAATATACAATCCGGTTTTCATTGTTCCACCAAAGCCTAAATAACTGATTTCCTCAGCGGATAGGATGTTGCTTGATAATAAAGTGAAAATGGCGAATGTGACTTTTTTTAATTTCATGGTTAGTTTTTCTTCATTTTGCTAATGTAAAGATAATTCCAAGTTGTCAAATTAATGGCATTAAAATGTGATTTATTGGAGGAGATAGGACCACGCCTCTTTTTTGATTATTATCTTTTATGCATGATTTATGAAGTAAATGCTTTTGAATTTTGTTTTTTTGTAATTTTTAAAATAAATTAAAATATTTTTATTTATTCATAAGGTTGATTTTTGATCTGTTATTTTTAGAAGTGTCATTTTATTCTTTTTTAAGTACCTTTAAATAACAGAAATGTAATTTATTTTCCACTACTTTCTTGGTTAAAAACTAAAGAATATAAATTTAAATCTAATAACTTTTTTGTGATAAAGTTATTGGGTTTAATTTGTTTTTTTATTATCATGAATGAAAATTTATATAATTAGATGCTTGTTCTTATGCGTAATTTTCTAAAATCTCTTCTTGTTGCTCTTTTCTCTATTCAACCTCTTACAAGCTCATTTGCAGAGCAGAATTCTTCCTCTAATGATGTATTGATTGCAGGCAGCGCCCAACCTTTTGATATCTTCTGGAAACATCAGTTTGTTCGAGACTATGCAGAGCTCATGAAAGCATTGCCCGATCCTCTAAGGATTACGACGGAGACAGTAAAAAACGTCTTAGCTTCAAATGGATACCCAGATATTGACCCTGATAACGTTTATTATCACCGTTTTGATGGAGCAGTCGGTAGCTCCAGAACGTACAATGGTTGGGCACATTATAATACACCACTTGAATCTTATACCTTGACACAAGCAATCATGCTTAACGCTTTCAATCGATTTCGTGACTATTTTCCAGGTGAAGTGGATATTTATACGGGTATTTATACTCAAGGAGCAAAAGCTAAATATTTTGATGAACGAAATGAAACTCGTCTATTGTCATCAGATTTATGGGATATTGCTTATTATCAACTCGATATTCAGAAAACGTATACTCAAGCCTTAGAAGAGTTTTGGCTAAAGAACCAACAACGTTTTACGCTGCTGTTACGTGATGGATATGCATTATCTGCTTTTCAACAATATAAAAATGGGCTGCTTAACCGAGATCAATATCAATTGGCAATAGAATTGCTAAAAGCAAAAAGAGAAAAAAATATTAATGTTTTTCGATTTGATATTTATGGATATGATGCTACGGATATTTTGTTGATCAGTCGAAAAAAAGAAAATGCAGGTTTGTTATATATTCCAGGTGCAAAGCAACCCTTTATTATCTTTAAAAATGAACGACAGTTAAAAAAATACCTGTTTCAAGCGCTGAGAAAATATCCAATAAACAGAAAAACACTCGCGCAACATTTTAGTTTGTATATCAGACAAGATGGTGTGAGTTACTCTGGTGTTGATAGCGCACTTAAAGGATTTGCAGAAAATAGTTGGAATGAAGATTATCTGATGATGAAGCATCGCCCTGTGTTTGGTGATGTATTTGAACGGGTCGCTGAGCAAGTCAAAATGCGCTTAATCAGTGATGGTGATGTCAGAATTAAATCGAACTCTGAAGCACAACGAGATTATTTTATTTCGCTGTCGAGCAGTGCTTTAACATTATTTCCTGTCATTGATTTAATTTTACCAGAGGTCGGCATTCCATTAGAAATTGGCCTTAATGTGGGACAATTCGGCATGAGTGTCGATAAAGCAATAAATGGCGACCAGATCGCCGAACGACTTGCTGGCAGCCGGATGAGTGTCTCAAATAGCGCAGTATTGGGGGCTGCAGCACTGGTTCCACTTCTTACTCAGTACGGACAAGCTTTGGCTGAGGCAACAGAGCCCAACCTAAAATTGTTAACCAATCCACTGATAAAAAACGGCGGCTACCCAAGGCATAATTTGCAACATTTTACGGTAGAGCCCAAAACTGTTATTCATCCTCGCACGCATGAGACATTAATCGGTGTGAAGATCGCTGATGCAGGTCGAGGGGCCTTGCTAAGACCTTTGGGCTTTGGCCGATACTTGGAAATCGATGCAGACACAGGACGCGCTTTATTGGGCAAACAAGTGACGCTCAACTTGGATGAGAATACGCAGCAATTCCGTTGGAATGAGGAACAATTAAGCCCTAATAACGAAGCAGCTAATTTAAATCAGAAAGCACAAAAAATAGAAGAGAGTAACAGTGAGACGAAGACAGAAAGCTCTGGTTTTAGTGAACGTTTAGATATTATTTTGCCTGATGATCTGCCTAATGTTTCTCCACCAAAATCCAGCAGTTCAGGTTACGAAGATATGGCTGGCGGTCGAGATGCTGAAGTGCTAAGAGATTTTGCAGAGATGGAAATGCTCGTTGACCCCTATGCTTACCTTACTGACGTGAAGGCTCTGCATGAGATAAGTATTAATGCCCAAAAGGAAGTGATGCATCATCCTTTCTTAATGGAGTTCCAACCAGAGCTAACGGGTCGTTTAGTCTATAGAGGAGATACGCGTTTACCCCATGAGCTTTTTCATACAGGAATGAATCGTAAAATTGCTCCAGTTAAGGAATATCAGATTGATGCGAATAATCGTGGTATTAGTGGGGTAGTGTCGACCAGTACCGAGCAGTCCATTGCAGTGGATTATGCGCTGGGTAATCGGATGGGTTACGTATATGCTATTGAGTTAAATCACGGCGGTAAATCTGTCAACACTATGCTGAGGGGGGCTGACCTTCATGAAGTGGCAACACTCAATATTCCACCAGAAGACATTATGTTTGCTGTTGGGCCTTTTAACCCGAATGCTTACTATTCTTATCAGGTTGAAGACTCAGCAAAACGGTCTGCGGAGTTAATCATCAATCCGCATGCCGTCGCTGATTCTGAGGTTGCTGAAAAGGCATTTAATCAAATTAAAGCAACGCTTAAATATCAGCTCGATCCAAGAATGACATTTGCTGAACGCTATCAGAACCGGGCGGATTTATTTTGGCATGAAGATGAAACGACGATGCCTGATGGAACGCCACTTGATTAAGGTCACTTGGGTATACCTCGCATCTTAGTCTACTTTGGGTATATAATGCGTCGGCTTTCAATTGTGCCGACCATTTATACCTTGGATACTTTATGATTTCGAAAAACCAACTCAAACTTCTTCGCGCTTTAGGCCAAAAAAAACAACGTAAGGCGCATGGGCTGTTTTTAGTTCAAGGTGAAAAGAATGTTCTTGAGCTCGTCCAAAGTGACTTATCGGTTCAGAATGTTTTCGCTACTGCTCAATTCCTAGTCGAACATCAGCATGAATTGGACGGTGTGAATTGTATTGAAGCATCACTAGATGATTTGACTAAAGCGAGCACTTTAGTGAGCAACAATAGTGCTATTGCCGTCGTTGAAATTCCAGCCCTTTCGGCTCCACCCGCTTCAGGACTTATGATTGCCTTAGATGGTGTTTCTGATCCCGGTAATATGGGTACTATTATCCGTGTTGCTGATTGGTACGGCATCAAACATATCGTGGCCAGTGTGGATTGTGCCGATCCTTATAATCCTAAAACGATCAGTGCAACGATGGGGAGCTTTGCAAGAGTACAAGTGACGTTAGTGGATCTTCCGAGTTACTTAGAGCAAGCAAAAGTGCCGGTCTATGGTGCTTTTTTAGAAGGGCAAAATGTCCATAAAACGGCGTTTTCTGCTGAAGGGATTTTACTGATGGGCAGTGAATCTCATGGTATTCGTGAAGTGGCTTCAACATATGTGACTGACAAGATCACGATCCCAGCGTTTGGTGGTGCTGAATCTCTCAATGTTGCGATGGCCACAGGCATTATTTTGGATAATATGCTTCGACACAAGGGCTAAGTAGAGAAGATCCAGAAGTGAAATGGCATTACAGACGCTGACTCTGGTATAACAACCAAGACTTGCTAATAAGTCTTGGTTATGTTTCTTTGCTATGTCTTTTAATGAGGCTATAACTTTTAATTACGGCTACTGATGAGCCGGTTTACTGGTTTATTTTTCTAACATATCTAGCTTGTTCGCTACGCCATTCCATTTTTCCGCCTCATCCATCGCTGGCTTGACTTCTGTTTGAACAGGCCACAAGGTTGCTAACTCAGCATTAAGCTCGATATAGAGACTCTGAGCTTCCGGTACTTCGTTTTCTTGGAAGATAGCATTTGCATCACATTCATCGACACACAAACCACAGTCAATACACTCAATCGGATTGATGACCATAAAGTTTGGCCCTTCATGAAAGGCATCCGCCGGGCATACTGCTACGCAGTCAGTGTATTTACATTGAATACAGTTATCGGTTACGACAAACGCCATGATAATCCGCTCTTAAGTTAGTCAAAAATAAGGAAGGGCGATAATACTCATCCCAAAACAAAATTCAACTTTCACAAGATGAAAAACGACAAGTGCTTTGTATTTAGTATGACAGATAATGGAAATTCTCGTAGAATGCGCGCCATTGTGAGCTGACAAGCACGCGTTACACAGCGATGCTGTTGGCTAAGACACCTAAAGTAACGAGACATCATATGATACGTATTAATGAAATTAAATTGCCTCTTGATCATGAAGAAGGCGCGTTATTGGCCGCGATCACCAAAAAACTTGGCATTACCGCTGAGGAAGTCATCTCTTTTAATGTCTTTAGACGTGGTTATGATGCTCGTAAGAAAACCCAAATACATTTGATTTATACCCTTGATGTCATTGTCGAAGGGGATATGCAAGCACTGCTAGAGCGATTTGCCAAAGATCCGCATGTCCGTCAAACGCCAGACATGGATTACAAGTTCGTTGCTAAAGCGCCAGATAATCTAACAGAACGTCCTGTCGTAATTGGCTTTGGTCCTTGTGGTCTTTTCGCCGGATTAGTTTTAGCTCAAATGGGCTTTAATCCAATCATTGTTGAGCGTGGTAAAGAAGTTCGTGAGAGAACGAAAGATACTTTTGGCTTTTGGCGTAAACGCACACTGAATACGGAATCGAACGTTCAATTTGGCGAGGGTGGTGCCGGAACTTTCTCTGACGGCAAACTCTACAGCCAAGTCAAAGATCCTAATTTCTATGGCCGTAAAGTTATCACAGAGTTTATTGCGGCAGGCGCTCCAGAAGAAATCCTCTATGTGAGCAAGCCACACATAGGTACCTTCAAGCTGGTTACTATGATTGAGAAAATGCGCGCCAAAATTATCGAACTGGGCGGCGAAATTCGCTTTAGCACTCGTGTTGATGATTTGCATATGGAAGACGGACAAGTTACTGGAGTGACCTTGTCAAACGGCGAGATGATTAAGTCGCGTCATGTCGTGTTGGCAGTCGGTCACAGTGCTCGTGATACTTTTGAGATGTTGCATGAACGTGGTGTCTATATGGAAGCGAAACCTTTCTCTGTTGGTTTCCGTATTGAACACAAACAATCAATGATTGATGAAGCCCGTTTTGGTCCTAATGCAGGCAACCCAATCCTTGGGGCAGCAGATTATAAATTGGTTCATCACTGTAAAAATGGACGCACGGTGTACAGTTTCTGTATGTGTCCTGGTGGTACTGTTGTTGCGGCGACCTCTGAAGAAGGGCGTGTTGTGACCAACGGAATGAGTCAATATTCACGAGCAGAGCGTAATGCTAATAGTGCTATCGTAGTCGGTATCTCTCCAGAAGTTGACTACCCGGGTGACCCGTTGGCAGGTATTCGTTTTCAACGCGAACTTGAGTCCAATGCTTATGTATTAGGCGGCGAAAACTATGATGCACCAGCGCAAAAAATCGGAGATTTCCTAAAAGGCCGAGATCCAAGTCAGTTGGGAGAGGTTGAGCCTTCTTTCACCCCAGGGATTAAGTTGACGGATCTTTCTAAGGCTTTGCCTGCTTTTGCAGTCGAAGCGATCCGAGAAGCGATTCCCGCATTTGATAAAAAAATCAAAGGGTTTTCTGTGGAAGATGGCTTGCTGACTGGAGTAGAAACTCGTACTTCTTCTCCGGTTTGTATTAAGCGAGGAAAAGATTATCAGAGCCTCAACCTGAAAGGTTTTTACCCAGCAGGTGAGGGGGCAGGTTATGCGGGCGGCATCTTATCTGCAGGTATTGACGGCATTAAAGTCGCAGAGGCTGTTGCTCGTGATATGGTCGCATCGCTAGCACAATAAGATTCATCAATTCTCAGCCAGCCTCATTTCTACTCTAAGAATGAGGCTGGCTTTTTTGATCTTTATAGCGTGAGTGTTTGAATCAAAACAAAGTTCAATAGAGACAGTCTATGAATAAAATTGCCAATTTCAATTTAGTAAAATTAAGAATTTAGGCGACACTTAACTTAAGAGCAGAAAAGTTGGCTGTTAAGGAGATAAGAATGCACTCACTCAAAGTAAAAGATTATATGACGTTGCAAGCGGTGACTTTCAATAAAGATATGTCACTTACTGCTGCATTAGACAAGGTGATGCAAAGCGTGACACTTGGCGGACCTGTCATTGATGAAAATGAAAAAGTCGTTGGCTATCTTTCTGAACAAGATTTGCTCGATGAACTAGTAAAAGCCAGTTACCATTGCCATGATACCCATACGGTAGAAGAATGTATGCATGATGATGTACTGTCTGTATCGCCAGATATGTCAATTATCGAATTGGCTGACATGATGAAAATTGGTAAGCCCAAAATGTACCCTGTGGTAGACGATAAAGAAAAACTGGTTGGTATGATCACTCGACGTGACGTATTAAGAGCGATAGGTAAGTCATTAAATGAGTGTTTTCAGCACCCAGTTTAAGTGTTATCCCTCCTTTGATCCAAGATTGTTTACGAAGACCGCTTACGACGACTTTTTCGAAAACGATATTAAAGGCGCTGACTCAGGCGCCTTTTTTCTATCTTGAAGCTTATAGCACCATTCATTTCTTCTTGACCTTGGAGCTTACTCCAAGGTTTATAATTAACAACATAGCAATTAATCATGGCTAAGACTGGATTATTTTGAAGCGATTCGTTTGAGAAAAATTATGTATAAATCAAGTTTTGTGAAAATGTCTTGTTGTGACCTTATGTTTCATAAAACAGTATGTTTATGGGTGATTAAGCTATGAACAATCTCGCTATAAACAATCAAGTTATGAGCAATCTGACTATGAAGAGTCTGAGTATCAAGCCATTGGATCAAGATCAAAAAGTATCTCCAGCAAAGGAAGTTGAATTATGTGTACAAAAAACCAAGGGTGTCAATCAAGCAAAAGTAACCCAACCATGAAAAAAGGAAGTGGGGATACTTGCTGCTCAACAACAAAACCTGCAATGACGATCACCAAAGCCACGGCGATAACACCTGAAGGCTCATGTTGTTCAACAAACAGTTGTGGTACTGAGTCTGCTGATGACGATTTGCCCAGCGATGTCTCGAAGAATTTACGTCAGAGTTGGTTAGTATCAGGCATGGATTGCCCTGCTTGTGCTCGAAAACTTGAAAAAGCCATTTCTTCGATTGGAGGGGTGGTGAATGCCAAAGTTTTATTTGCAACAGAAAAGCTGGTGGTCGACTTTGATAACCGATCTTTAGCTCCTGTCATTGAGCAGATTTCACAACAAACAGGGTTTCCTCTTTCTTCAACGGATGCTCCTAAGCCTAAAGTTGCGCATAAAAGTTGGCTGGAAATTATAAAAGACAATATCCAGATCATCGTGATTGCGGCTGCGATGGTGATAGCAGGTATTCTCTCAGAGTCTCACGCTACGATAAGCAATACACTATTTACCGTGACCTGCTTAATGGGTCTATATCCCATCGCGACAAAAGCCATTAAGCTTGCGAAAAGTGGTACACCATTCGCGATTGAAACCTTAATGAGTGTGGCTGCTCTCGGTGCGTTATATCTTGGAGAAATGGCCGAAGCAGCGATGGTTTTACTCCTATTTTTGATCGGAGAAAAGCTGGAAGCTTATGCGTCCTCTCGTGCAAGGAGTGGCGTGCAAGCACTGATGGATTTGGTGCCTGAAACGACCACATTAATTGTTGATGGTCAGCGTAAAGAAGTACAAGCTTCAACGCTTAAACCTGGCGATATCATTGAAGTTGCCCCTGGTGGAAGAATGCCTGCGGATGGATGGTTGCTTGATCAGGTGGCCAGTTTCGATGAAAGTGCTCTCACTGGCGAATCATTACCTGTTGAGCATAACGAGGGCGGGCAAATCATGGCAGGTGCGGTGGTTGTGGATAAGGTGGTGCGCATCGAGGTCACATCTCGCCAAGGAGAAAACGCGATTGATCGTATTCTTCACTTAATCGAAGAAGCAGAATCAAGAAAAGCACCACTGGAGCGTTTTCTGGATAAATTCAGTCGCTGGTATACACCATTAATGATGTTGGTGTCATTGCTTGTTATTGTCACACCTCCTTTATTGTTCGCTCAGCCTTGGGAAACTTGGTTATACCGTGGTTTAGCCATGTTACTGATTGCTTGTCCTTGTGCGTTAGTGATTTCTACGCCTGCTGCGATTACTTCTGGTTTAGCTGCAGCAGCAAAACGTGGTGCATTGATCAAAGGCGGAGCAGCACTGGAATTACTCGGACGTGTTGAGTCGGTTGCTTTTGATAAAACAGGCACCTTGACACAGGGTAAACCACAAGTGACGGATATCATTCCGATTGATGTGCCTGAATCTCAATTGCTGAGCTTGGCGGCGGCCATAGAGCTAGGTTCAAGCCACCCGTTGGCAATCTCGTTAGTGAATAAAGTGCAGCAGCAAGGTATTGTGATCCCTGAAGCAACTGAGAAAACGGTACAGGTTGGTTCAGGAGTCAGTGGCTATGTTGA
This window of the Vibrio azureus genome carries:
- a CDS encoding zinc/cadmium/mercury/lead-transporting ATPase; its protein translation is MCTKNQGCQSSKSNPTMKKGSGDTCCSTTKPAMTITKATAITPEGSCCSTNSCGTESADDDLPSDVSKNLRQSWLVSGMDCPACARKLEKAISSIGGVVNAKVLFATEKLVVDFDNRSLAPVIEQISQQTGFPLSSTDAPKPKVAHKSWLEIIKDNIQIIVIAAAMVIAGILSESHATISNTLFTVTCLMGLYPIATKAIKLAKSGTPFAIETLMSVAALGALYLGEMAEAAMVLLLFLIGEKLEAYASSRARSGVQALMDLVPETTTLIVDGQRKEVQASTLKPGDIIEVAPGGRMPADGWLLDQVASFDESALTGESLPVEHNEGGQIMAGAVVVDKVVRIEVTSRQGENAIDRILHLIEEAESRKAPLERFLDKFSRWYTPLMMLVSLLVIVTPPLLFAQPWETWLYRGLAMLLIACPCALVISTPAAITSGLAAAAKRGALIKGGAALELLGRVESVAFDKTGTLTQGKPQVTDIIPIDVPESQLLSLAAAIELGSSHPLAISLVNKVQQQGIVIPEATEKTVQVGSGVSGYVDEQHVQVIAPSKITFSISSEMEERIIEIEAQGKTVVIVRCEEKLIGLIAWQDTLRKDAREAVAALKKLGVNSVMLTGDNPRSAASIAKEMGMTFEASLLPADKVHHVEKMSTTRTVAMVGDGINDAPAMKASSIGIAMGGGTDVALETADAALTHNRLVELPAMIELSRATLSNIHQNVALALGLKGVFLVTSLLGITGLWVAVLADSGATALVTLNALRLLRFESKHIKQSVN